Genomic window (Cryptococcus deuterogattii R265 chromosome 7, complete sequence):
GTGTTCTAGGTCTATTCTCAAGATAAATGAGATTATCCAGACAATATGTATCTCAACTTGAATATACTGCAATTAACACGAAAACTGAATGACGAGGAATGTCGGCATGCAGAACATTATGCTGGCCGTCTGCGAAAAAGAAGTGATGACGCAAATACATTTTGAAATGACGTGGAATTCTTTTGCGATATTTGACTCCTCGCCGGACGCGcctgtcaacaacaacaaacacGCGTAGGTCCAAACAATCAAAACCTACaattctcatcttctttgatttcaCCACTCGAGCCGAGTTTCCCTTAAGTATCTCCTTCAGCTAGTAAATTAACGGATAGTGAAGCTATACATCTCAACAGGTTCGTACAACCAGCATATCcggggaagaaggcaagaatACCTTTGGAAACAACAGGATAATTGAATGCTGTTGGCGATATGAGGATCGAAGAGCTCATATTGGACGGTAAGTATGCCGAGCTGAGCCCTAGTAGTGATAATTGGAAGGCTCACAACTTGTAGGCTTCAAGTCGTATCCCGTCCGAACAACCATATCTGGTAAGTCAATTCCAGCTCATTTCCATGAAAAGTATCTTGAGGGTATCTCCTTCTGTAGGGTTTGATGAATCTTTCAATGCCATCACTGGTCTAAACGGTTCGGGAAAATCAAATATCCTCGACGCGATATGTTTCGTACTCGGTATCACGAACATGCAATCAGTAAGCAGTATTACTGGACTGATTGTCAATGGTGGAGGCTAAAAATATGGCTTTCTAGGTTCGAGCAAACAACTTAATGGACCTCATCTATAAACGGTATGTGTTCACTTAATCGAGACTATGCGAAGGATCTGCTCAATATATTCTGTAGAGGTCAAGCAGGCGTTACGAAAGCATCCGTTACCATTGTTTTCAACAACGAGGACAGATCAAAATCACCAGTTGGTTTTGAAAACACACCTCAAATCACAGTCACTAGACAAGTGAGTTCGAAGCGTCTTCCAAAATTCTGGCTTATATCTTTTTGTAGATTGCGGTCGGCAACGTCTCCAAATATCTGCTCAACGGACATAAGTCCAcgcttcaagctcttcaaaacCTCTTCCAATCCGTTCAgctcaacatcaacaatcccaatttcctcatcatgCAAGGTAAAATCACTAAGGTGCTCAACATGAAGCCAGCAGAGATTCTAGGTATGGTAGAGGAAGCTGCGGGAACAAGAATGTtcgaggagagaaaggataAGGCCATGAAAACAATGACCAAAAAGGACAAAAAGGTTGAGGAAATTGAAAGCGTACGCAGATTAACAATGTACTTTTAGCTCTCAGCTGACTTCGTCTTTTTAGCTGCTCCGAGAAGAAATAGATCCCAAACTTGAGAAGCTTCGGGCTGAGAAGCGATCATACCTAGAATATCAAAAAGCTACATCTGAGCTTGAACGTCTCACTCGTCTCGTGAAGGCACACGAATGGGTCGCTACTGTCGAaaaggctgaaaaggccGCAGAGATTgctaagaagaagaggaaggacatCGAGACGGCGAAAAGCGACATAacaagaggaggaaaagagtgTCATggaatggaaaaggagctgGAGGACATTCgtaaaaagaaagaaaaggtgCTTGTTATGATTGTTGTTATAAACCTGTTGGCTCATGACGTTCTGTAGGAACAAGCCAAGGGAGGGAAAATCCAGGGTCTGACGGAGGCGGTCAACAGTTTGGAACGTGAGCTGGTCAAGATCAAGACTCAAATCGAGATCACCGAGAGCACTCTGAAAGATGATGCCAAGAGAGTCGAAAGTGCCAAAAAGGCAGTGGGAGAGGTTAGTAATAGCTTTCGTGAGCGACTTGGAAGTTAACCCTCAGATAGCTCTCCAAAACCCTCGACGATAGGCGATCTGAGACTTCAAAGGAGAGCTCCGCCTTTGTCGAATTGAAAGATGCGTATGACGCCGGTCAATCGGAGCTTTCTAAACTCGAAGAGCTTCTTCAGTCACTTTTGACCGGGCTTTCTTCTAATAAaaatgacgaagagaacGCGGGCGGCTACCTCGGTCAGTTGGCAGAAGCTAAAGCTCGCCTTGCGGCCGCTGGGACAGAGGCCGAGCAGGCCAAAGTCAAGATTGGTCTagcggagaaggagttgaaagaaaaggaaccGAGAGCCAAGAAAgctgagaaggatggggaggggCTGATCAAGGAGCTGGCGGCTAAGAGAACACAAGTGGAGAAGCTGAGAAAACAGGTCGAAAATGCTGGATGGGATGAGCAACAGGAACGAGAGATGTTGGAATCTCAAGCCCAGCATCAATCAAAGATGACCGACCTCATGGAGGTAAGTTTATCGACAAAGTCATTTATGAAATACTTACAAAGCATGCTAGAAACGCGACATGCTTAAATCCCGACTTGCATCAATTGATTTCACGTACTCTGATCCTGAAGCGAACTTTGACCGTTCTAAAGTCAAGGGTCTTGTTGCCAACTTGATCGATCTTGACGAAGAAAACTTTAGCAACTCTACGGCTTTGGAAATCTGCGCTGGTGGAAAGCTTTATAACGTGGTTGTACACGACGAGAAGATCGGCTCCAAGCTGCTCAAGAATGGTAACCTCCGGAAGAGGGTAACGATCATCCCTTTGAACAAAATTGATGCTACTAAGGTTGCAGCTGAGGTATGTGGCCCATCTCGTGTCTTTTTACCGAATTTGTCCAAGCTGATTAATACTGACTATTCTAGAaacttgctgctgctcatCGAGTCGCCCCGGGCAAAGTCAACCTAGCTCTCGACCTCCTTGGTTATCCAGATGATGTCTCTGCCGCAATGGCCTACGTCTTCGGCCGTACATTTATCTGCGCTGACAAGCGTACAGCTGAAGCCATAACTTTCAACAAATCAATCGCCGTCAAGTCAGTCACTGTTGAAGGTGACGTGTACGATCCTTCAGGGACACTTTCGGGCGGCTCAGCACCGAGCAGTGGAGGTGTGTTGGTCAAGGTGCAGGAGTTGAAGCGAATCGAGAGGGAGATCGGGAAGCACAAATCTGCGGTAGAAGAGATCAGAAGCAAGTTGCAAAGCTCCAAAAAGGTCATTGACCAATGGAGAAAGGACAAAAAGAATTTGGAGCTACGTGAGCACGAAGTGAGGTTGTTGGAGGAGCAGATAAACGGCAGTAATGCTACCAAGGTGAGCTTGCAAGATCGAAGACACCGAATTGGGGCAGTACTGAGAGGTTCTGTAGATTATTGCTGAAGTGGAGGCGACGAGAAAATCCCTTGCGGACCTTAAGGAGTTCATCAACCAAGCTAAGGAAAAGCAGAAACAAGCTTCAGCCGACTGCAAGCGTctcgagaaggaaatggcCGATTTTAAGAACAACAAGGACTCTAAGTTGAATGAAATCAAGGTATGTCGATATTCATCACCTAGGGTGTCTATCGCACAAAGGTGAAAATGACTCAATTGTAACCCCTACGAGTAGGCAGACATCACTagtaagaagaaggagcttggaaagaagacaCTGCAGGTCAAAACGCGGCAGAAAGCGATCCAAACGGCAGAGCTTGAGCTTCGTGAGTTGATTttatcttttccttctgctctCCTGACATCTAAATCTAATCTTGGCAGAGCAACTGGAAAGCGATCTCGAAAATGCTAAGActgaggtggaggaagcCACTGCTGCTCAAGCGAAGACGAAGGCTGAACATAGTGCATTACAAGAGAGTTTCAAAGCATCACAGGTCAGTCTCAACCTTTCCATTAGAACTGGTATCCAGGGGCTAATAAATCTTGACGTTTCTCATCGCAGAGCGATCATAAAGCTGCCGAAACTAAGCTCAAGAATGAGGAAGCTGTCCTTGTCGCTTTTGACAATGAGCTTGCCGACCTGGAACGTGACCTCAAAACGAAGAAACAAGATATTTCTGATGCCGAGCTCTCTCTCAAGAAGCTTGAGCATGATTTGGGGCTtgtcgagaaggagaagacatCTTTAATGGATCATAAAGTGAATTTGGAAAATCGATTCCAATGGATCTTGGACGAGCACCGGTAAGTGATCGTAAGCATTCCATATTCAGGACAAAGATACTGACAGGCCTTTAGGTTCTTTGGTAAAGCAGGCACCCCGTATGATTTCCGAAATGTTGACCCCCAACAAGCGAGGGATCAATGTCGAGAGCTTGAGTCTCAGGCTTCGGGAATGGGCAAAAAAATCAATCCTAAAGTGATGAACATGATCGATAGGTAAGCCCTCATTACTCAGTTCCGAGATTCGGAAAATTCATGTTTGCTAATGGAAAACTAAAgtgtcgagaagaaggagcaggctttgaggaagatgatggctACTGTCCTCAAGGACAAGTCCATGATCCAAGACACAATAGAGGAGCTGGACCGATACAAACGTGATGCACTGACAAAGACTTGGGAAAAGGTCAACGGGTAAGTGCTATGGATCCTTCTTGATCCCCAGATACTGAATCATGGTTGATAGCGACTTTGGTCTCATCTTCGCCGAACTTCTTCCCGGCAACTTCGCCAAACTCCAACCTCCTGAGGGGCAAGACTTGACTCAAGGTCTTGAGGTCAAGGTCCGATTGGGTAGTGTATGGAAGGCGAGCTTGACTGAATTGAGTGGTGGTCAAAGGTGAATCTATCTCACTTGATTGGCAACGTGTTAACAATAAATTAGATCACTCATCGCCCTCTCTCTTATCATGTCCCTTCTTCAGTTCAAACCCGCCCCGATGTACATTCTCGACGAAATTGACGCCGCTCTTGACTTGCAACACACTCAGCACATTGGTCAACTCTTCCGCAACAGATTCAAGGGCAGTCAGTTTATTGTCGTTTCTCTGAAAGAAGGACTGTTCACGAACGCCAATGTCTTGTTCCGAGCGAGATTTAGGGACGGTACAAGTATTGTCGAGGTCAGTCGctgtcattctcctctAGTCAATAACATGAAACGCTGATGGCATCTGCGTACAGAGAACGGAGAGACGGTCCAATGCTTTGCATAGCTCGGCGGACAAGGAGAACGCACAGGATCCAGCGGCAGGCAAGGGTGGCAAACGAACAGGAGCCAGTCGTGCACCGTTAGCTGCTCGATAACTAGTGTGATTTTTCAGTGATCTTGGGTGTTTGGGATATTTAAATTAGAGTTGTTGTACGTTATATGCATAAAACAGATTGTTAATGACAACAGGCTTGTGATGCGACCACTATCTCTTGAATATGCTGTTTACAAGTTACAACTTAATCCGTCTCACTTTCTggttttcttcttccccctaTTTGACTCTTTACCGGGGACTACCATAAGgtcccctccttccccgcTATCTCCACCCAACTCCTTGATTTTCATTCCAGCCTCAAGGCTAAACATTAAATCCCTTACAGTCTCTTCCAACGTTTCGCATTCCGCctctttatccttcttccctttcactGCCtcgtctctttccctctccagCACCTTCACTCTATCCGACAAGCCTTGCGACATCGCCCTTTCCGCCCCTAGCGCAGACTGCAACCCTTTACTCAACTCCAacgccttctccatcttcctctccgccttttccctctccttctccgcttTTTCGAGCCCCTTCAACTTCTCTTctgtctctcttcccctcctttccaactcttccaatCGTGTTTCCAGCGTTGACTGGGATTTTTCATAATGCTGGCGCATAGACTCAAGCTGTGAGGATAAGAGGTACGAATACTCGAGAGTAATGGACTCAATGGTGGAGATTTTATCGATATCATTTGAAGATGGCCCGGCGTGCCCTTGGATGTGGGCCTGCGTTTGATGCTCGCTAGTGCTGCAAATATCCATGGAACGAGCAGCAGAAGTTGATGAAGTAGGCCGCTGGGAGTTGCCGAGAGGCATGACTCTGGGAACAGAAGGAGTGACgagggatgaagctgaCGGGAGTTCCACAAGTTTACCATCATTTTTGGTTTGTATCAGTCTATGCACATAGCTTAAAAC
Coding sequences:
- a CDS encoding nuclear condensin complex protein, producing the protein MRIEELILDGFKSYPVRTTISGFDESFNAITGLNGSGKSNILDAICFVLGITNMQSVRANNLMDLIYKRGQAGVTKASVTIVFNNEDRSKSPVGFENTPQITVTRQIAVGNVSKYLLNGHKSTLQALQNLFQSVQLNINNPNFLIMQGKITKVLNMKPAEILGMVEEAAGTRMFEERKDKAMKTMTKKDKKVEEIESLLREEIDPKLEKLRAEKRSYLEYQKATSELERLTRLVKAHEWVATVEKAEKAAEIAKKKRKDIETAKSDITRGGKECHGMEKELEDIRKKKEKEQAKGGKIQGLTEAVNSLERELVKIKTQIEITESTLKDDAKRVESAKKAVGELSKTLDDRRSETSKESSAFVELKDAYDAGQSELSKLEELLQSLLTGLSSNKNDEENAGGYLGQLAEAKARLAAAGTEAEQAKVKIGLAEKELKEKEPRAKKAEKDGEGLIKELAAKRTQVEKLRKQVENAGWDEQQEREMLESQAQHQSKMTDLMEKRDMLKSRLASIDFTYSDPEANFDRSKVKGLVANLIDLDEENFSNSTALEICAGGKLYNVVVHDEKIGSKLLKNGNLRKRVTIIPLNKIDATKVAAEKLAAAHRVAPGKVNLALDLLGYPDDVSAAMAYVFGRTFICADKRTAEAITFNKSIAVKSVTVEGDVYDPSGTLSGGSAPSSGGVLVKVQELKRIEREIGKHKSAVEEIRSKLQSSKKVIDQWRKDKKNLELREHEVRLLEEQINGSNATKIIAEVEATRKSLADLKEFINQAKEKQKQASADCKRLEKEMADFKNNKDSKLNEIKADITSKKKELGKKTLQVKTRQKAIQTAELELQQLESDLENAKTEVEEATAAQAKTKAEHSALQESFKASQSDHKAAETKLKNEEAVLVAFDNELADLERDLKTKKQDISDAELSLKKLEHDLGLVEKEKTSLMDHKVNLENRFQWILDEHRFFGKAGTPYDFRNVDPQQARDQCRELESQASGMGKKINPKVMNMIDSVEKKEQALRKMMATVLKDKSMIQDTIEELDRYKRDALTKTWEKVNGDFGLIFAELLPGNFAKLQPPEGQDLTQGLEVKVRLGSVWKASLTELSGGQRSLIALSLIMSLLQFKPAPMYILDEIDAALDLQHTQHIGQLFRNRFKGSQFIVVSLKEGLFTNANVLFRARFRDGTSIVERTERRSNALHSSADKENAQDPAAGKGGKRTGASRAPLAAR
- a CDS encoding BRCA1-associated protein (genome sequence mistake), with protein sequence MIREATTPNRSIVLLKFRDPLQAQDFTVIFTGRAFSTLDSRETCHPIRIHHLVLHKLDQDQAMSQKNAIAIPVFPSSVYASRAKQLPELLSGVPTEKRYELPSCPVCLERLDSTVTGLVTLPCAHTFDCDCLRKWGDSRCPVCRLSHLLLSSSSSSAASSHSLHGREITRLTKCSMCSSTENNWICVVCGTVGCGRYEPGKGHARRHWEESGHVLAMELETQRVWDYKGDNYVHRLIQTKNDGKLVELPSASSLVTPSVPRVMPLGNSQRPTSSTSAARSMDICSTSEHQTQAHIQGHAGPSSNDIDKISTIESITLEYSYLLSSQLESMRQHYEKSQSTLETRLEELERRGRETEEKLKGLEKAEKEREKAERKMEKALELSKGLQSALGAERAMSQGLSDRVKVLERERDEAVKGKKDKEAECETLEETVRDLMFSLEAGMKIKELGGDSGEGGDLMVVPGKESNRGKKKTRK